From a single Paraburkholderia sp. FT54 genomic region:
- a CDS encoding cytochrome b/b6 domain-containing protein, with protein MSEPQKRLLVHPLVVRITHWINAFAMVCMVMSGWAIYNASPFFPFRFPVWATVGGWLGGSIAWHFAAMWLLCANGLLYLAYGIGRGHFRRKLLPVHPRDVVHDASLALQFRLPHDTGKYNAVQRALYLLVLCLGVLLVASGLSIWKPVQFSWLTALFGGFDFARRVHFIAMAGVVGFVVVHLALVLLVPRTLLPMLTGRARHSTHEGSHA; from the coding sequence ATGTCCGAACCGCAAAAGCGCCTGCTCGTTCACCCGCTCGTCGTGCGAATCACGCACTGGATCAACGCCTTCGCGATGGTTTGCATGGTGATGAGCGGGTGGGCCATCTATAACGCGTCGCCGTTTTTCCCGTTCAGATTTCCGGTTTGGGCGACCGTCGGCGGGTGGCTGGGCGGTTCGATCGCGTGGCATTTCGCGGCGATGTGGCTGCTCTGCGCGAACGGGCTGCTGTATCTCGCGTATGGCATCGGGCGTGGGCATTTCCGCCGCAAGCTGTTGCCGGTGCATCCGCGCGACGTGGTGCATGACGCAAGCCTCGCGCTGCAGTTCAGGTTGCCGCACGATACCGGCAAATACAACGCGGTGCAGCGTGCGCTGTATCTGCTCGTCCTATGTCTTGGCGTGCTGCTGGTGGCGTCGGGCCTGTCTATCTGGAAACCGGTGCAGTTCTCGTGGCTCACCGCGCTATTCGGCGGCTTCGACTTTGCGCGGCGCGTGCATTTCATCGCGATGGCGGGCGTCGTCGGGTTTGTGGTCGTGCATCTGGCGCTGGTGCTGCTCGTGCCGCGCACCTTGCTGCCGATGCTGACCGGGCGAGCGCGGCATTCGACCCATGAAGGGAGCCATGCATGA
- a CDS encoding molybdopterin-dependent oxidoreductase — protein sequence MSIFKPNDDARRSRIVLADHQPQIERLQRRLFLRSSLSIGALAMLSGCNMQDGDSVDKVLWAMSRWNDRVQGWLFDRNKLAPTYSAREITDPFPFNAFYPEFDAPDIDGSTYQLEVSGLVSDKRTWNLDQLRALPQASQITRHICIEGWSAIGQWRGVPFRTFLERIGADLNARYVGFKCADRYYSSLDMATALHPQTQLTLDFRNEPLPAIYGYPLKLRVPTKLGFKNPKHIAAIFVTNTNPGGYWEDQGYNWFSGL from the coding sequence ATGAGCATATTTAAACCCAACGACGACGCGCGCCGGTCCCGCATCGTCCTCGCTGATCATCAGCCGCAAATCGAGCGGCTGCAACGGCGCCTGTTCCTGCGCTCGTCGCTTTCCATCGGCGCGCTGGCGATGCTCTCTGGCTGCAACATGCAGGACGGCGATTCGGTCGACAAGGTGCTGTGGGCCATGTCGCGCTGGAACGATCGTGTGCAGGGCTGGCTGTTCGACCGCAACAAGCTGGCGCCCACCTATTCGGCACGCGAGATCACCGACCCGTTCCCGTTCAATGCTTTTTATCCGGAGTTCGACGCGCCGGACATCGACGGCTCCACGTATCAACTGGAAGTGTCGGGGCTCGTGTCGGACAAGCGCACCTGGAATCTCGATCAGTTGCGCGCATTGCCGCAGGCTTCGCAGATCACGCGGCACATCTGCATCGAAGGATGGAGCGCGATCGGGCAATGGCGCGGCGTACCGTTTCGCACGTTTCTGGAGCGCATCGGCGCGGATCTGAACGCGCGCTATGTCGGCTTCAAATGCGCGGATCGTTACTACTCCAGCCTGGACATGGCAACGGCCCTGCATCCGCAGACGCAGCTCACGCTCGATTTCCGCAATGAGCCGCTGCCGGCCATATACGGCTACCCGCTGAAGCTGCGCGTGCCAACCAAACTCGGCTTCAAGAATCCCAAGCATATCGCGGCGATCTTCGTGACCAACACGAACCCCGGCGGCTATTGGGAAGACCAGGGGTACAACTGGTTCAGCGGTTTGTAA
- a CDS encoding AraC family transcriptional regulator, with product MSTRSAEPVPVDPAQQRVLELFDVLAPTPGLTRTSLEGVNLMRANKPMPRMPVMYEPSIVIVCQGRKRGFLGDQVFQYDAQQYLVLSVPLPFECETEASPEEPFLAISVRVDLTMVAELLMALSETQGAAQHDPVGIYSTPLDPALGNAVQRLMDALAAPLDARILAPGVVREICYRVLTGEQGDAIRAALTHQNHFGRIAKALRRIHADYHGVLDVDTLASEAGMSLAVFHAQFKAVTATSPMQYVKTTRLHHARLLMVQDGLNAGAAAARVGYESASQFSREFKRLFGLSPVDEVKRMRAVYDAPPPRVVKPVARYVTAV from the coding sequence ATGTCAACCCGTTCCGCTGAACCCGTCCCGGTCGATCCCGCCCAGCAGCGCGTGCTCGAATTATTCGACGTGCTCGCGCCCACCCCGGGCCTCACCCGCACGAGCCTCGAAGGCGTCAACCTGATGCGCGCGAATAAGCCCATGCCGCGTATGCCTGTCATGTACGAGCCGAGCATCGTGATCGTCTGTCAGGGCCGCAAGCGCGGCTTTCTCGGCGATCAGGTGTTCCAGTACGACGCGCAGCAGTACCTGGTGCTCTCGGTGCCCTTGCCGTTCGAATGCGAGACCGAGGCGAGCCCGGAAGAGCCGTTTCTCGCCATCTCCGTGCGTGTCGATCTGACCATGGTGGCCGAATTGCTGATGGCGCTGAGCGAAACGCAGGGCGCCGCGCAGCACGACCCCGTCGGGATCTATTCGACACCGCTCGATCCGGCGCTCGGCAATGCGGTACAACGTCTGATGGACGCCTTGGCTGCGCCGCTCGACGCGCGCATTCTCGCGCCCGGCGTGGTGCGCGAAATCTGTTATCGCGTGTTGACCGGCGAGCAGGGTGACGCGATTCGCGCGGCGCTCACGCATCAGAATCATTTCGGCCGCATTGCCAAGGCGCTGCGGCGAATTCATGCGGATTACCACGGCGTGCTCGACGTCGATACCCTCGCGTCCGAAGCGGGCATGAGCCTCGCCGTGTTTCATGCGCAGTTCAAAGCCGTCACGGCGACTTCGCCGATGCAATACGTGAAGACCACGCGTTTGCATCATGCGCGTTTGCTGATGGTGCAGGATGGTTTGAATGCGGGAGCAGCCGCGGCGCGCGTCGGTTATGAAAGCGCGTCGCAATTCAGCCGCGAGTTCAAGCGGCTGTTCGGCCTGAGTCCGGTTGACGAAGTGAAGCGCATGCGCGCCGTCTACGATGCGCCACCGCCGCGCGTGGTCAAGCCGGTGGCGCGTTATGTCACCGCCGTGTGA
- a CDS encoding NAD(P)-dependent alcohol dehydrogenase, with amino-acid sequence MSTTYAYAATDATAPLAPFEFQRRELRAHDVQMEVLFCGVCHSDLHQARNEWKNTTFPVVPGHEIVGRVTAVGSDVTKYKAGDLVGVGCLVDSCRTCASCEEGLEQYCENGFVGTYNGVDRVDGQITYGGYSTQLVVDEAFTLRVPENLDPAGVAPLLCAGITTYSPLRTWGAGPGKKVGIVGLGGLGHMGVKLARAMGAHVVLFTTSPSKIEDAKRLGAHEVVISKKAEEMEAHLNSFDLIVNTVAAPHDLNPFLNLLKRDGTMTLVGAPEHDHPSPQVFNLIMKRRRLAGSLIGGIAETQEMLDFCGEHGITSDIELIAMQGINEAYERMLKSDVKYRFVIDLDSLRK; translated from the coding sequence ATGAGCACGACTTACGCCTATGCAGCGACCGACGCTACCGCGCCGCTCGCCCCGTTCGAATTCCAGCGCCGTGAACTGCGCGCCCATGACGTGCAGATGGAAGTACTGTTTTGCGGTGTGTGCCATTCCGATCTGCATCAGGCGCGCAACGAATGGAAGAACACGACTTTTCCGGTCGTGCCGGGCCATGAAATCGTCGGCCGCGTGACCGCGGTCGGCTCTGACGTGACGAAATACAAAGCGGGCGATCTGGTTGGCGTCGGCTGTCTGGTCGACTCGTGCCGCACGTGTGCGAGTTGCGAGGAAGGTTTAGAACAGTATTGCGAGAACGGTTTTGTCGGCACGTATAACGGTGTCGACCGGGTCGACGGTCAGATCACTTACGGCGGCTATTCCACGCAACTCGTCGTGGACGAAGCGTTCACGCTGCGTGTGCCGGAGAATCTCGACCCGGCCGGCGTGGCGCCGTTGCTGTGCGCCGGCATCACGACTTATTCGCCGTTGCGGACCTGGGGCGCGGGTCCTGGCAAGAAGGTCGGCATTGTCGGCCTCGGCGGCCTGGGGCATATGGGTGTGAAGCTCGCGCGTGCGATGGGTGCGCATGTCGTGCTGTTCACCACGTCGCCGTCGAAGATCGAAGACGCGAAGCGGCTGGGCGCGCATGAGGTCGTGATTTCGAAAAAAGCTGAGGAGATGGAAGCGCATTTGAACAGCTTCGATCTGATTGTGAATACGGTTGCCGCCCCGCATGACCTGAATCCGTTTTTGAATCTGCTCAAGCGGGATGGGACCATGACGCTGGTCGGCGCACCGGAGCACGATCATCCGTCGCCGCAGGTGTTCAATCTGATTATGAAGCGTCGCCGGTTGGCCGGGTCGTTGATTGGTGGGATTGCTGAGACGCAGGAAATGCTGGATTTCTGCGGGGAGCACGGGATTACTTCTGATATTGAGTTGATTGCTATGCAGGGGATCAATGAGGCTTATGAACGGATGCTCAAGAGTGATGTTAAGTATCGGTTTGTGATTGATCTGGATTCCTTGCGGAAGTGA
- a CDS encoding IS3 family transposase (programmed frameshift) — MGRRNLTDEFKAEAVQLVVGQGYSITRACEALGVGDSALRRWVAQWRAQQAEPPRSDMQIQRDQRRIRELEARVMELEREREILKKFYGLLRQGNGSLLEVIRSLKKAWPVSLMCRLLKVPRSSYYAFAARPRKPVASPPLLKAVRQIHSESRSSYGSRRMAQALQQQGYAIGRYRARSLMREAQLAVARRRTHRYRKAGGEALIAPNLLERQFEPGAINRVWAGDITYVRTRQGWSYLAIVMDLHSRRIVGWAFALQADTELVIQALQQARQKRRPAAGLMFHSDQGCQYTSERFVSDLKANGIVQSMSRKGNCWDNAVVERFFRSLKSEWIGEQEYGSHEVARRDIAGYIADFYNYRRIHSAANNLPPVRYETSIY; from the exons ATGGGCAGACGGAACCTGACTGACGAATTCAAGGCAGAGGCAGTGCAACTGGTGGTTGGGCAGGGTTATTCGATCACCAGGGCTTGCGAGGCGCTGGGCGTGGGCGACTCGGCTTTGCGGCGCTGGGTGGCGCAGTGGCGTGCGCAGCAGGCTGAGCCGCCACGCAGCGACATGCAGATCCAGCGCGACCAGCGACGCATCCGTGAGCTGGAAGCGCGCGTGATGGAGCTTGAGCGGGAGCGCGAGATACTAAAAAAGT TCTACGGCCTTCTTCGTCAAGGAAATGGATCGCTCCTCGAAGTGATCCGTTCGCTGAAGAAGGCCTGGCCGGTGAGTCTGATGTGCCGTTTGCTGAAAGTGCCGCGAAGCAGCTATTACGCCTTTGCTGCGCGGCCACGCAAACCAGTCGCATCGCCTCCACTGCTGAAGGCCGTGCGTCAGATTCACAGCGAAAGCCGCAGCAGTTACGGCAGTCGCCGGATGGCGCAGGCACTGCAGCAGCAGGGTTACGCGATCGGACGCTACCGGGCGCGTTCGCTGATGCGCGAGGCGCAACTGGCTGTGGCCAGGCGGCGAACGCACCGGTACCGCAAGGCCGGGGGTGAAGCCCTGATTGCACCTAACCTGCTTGAGCGGCAATTCGAGCCGGGCGCGATCAACCGGGTATGGGCGGGCGATATCACGTATGTGAGAACGCGTCAGGGGTGGTCCTATCTGGCCATCGTGATGGATCTGCACTCGCGCCGCATCGTAGGCTGGGCGTTCGCCTTGCAGGCGGATACGGAACTGGTCATCCAGGCGCTACAGCAGGCCCGGCAGAAGCGGCGCCCGGCAGCGGGGCTGATGTTCCACTCCGATCAGGGCTGCCAGTACACGAGCGAGCGCTTTGTGAGCGATCTGAAGGCGAACGGGATCGTCCAGAGCATGAGCAGAAAGGGCAATTGCTGGGACAACGCGGTGGTCGAGCGCTTCTTCAGAAGCCTGAAAAGTGAATGGATTGGCGAACAGGAATACGGCAGCCACGAAGTCGCCCGCCGCGACATCGCGGGCTACATCGCAGACTTCTACAACTACCGGCGCATTCATTCGGCGGCAAACAATTTGCCTCCAGTGCGATACGAAACTTCGATTTATTGA
- a CDS encoding LysR family transcriptional regulator — translation MIDRITAMRTFIRIVDTNSFTRAAESLNIPRATATTIVQNLEALLGTVLLARTTRRLSVTPEGAAYYERCSQILADIDEMEASIRHATDNLTGRLRIEMPGAVASAIVLPALDDFHTRYPNLDLAIGISNRTVDLITEAIDCSIQLGELPDSNLVARQLGTLEHVTCASPAYLARHGATADLDDLRGHVAVNCMSPHNGREVDFDFEVDGEAQNVKVKGFVKVSDEQAYLTCGLQGLGLIQPARIAAQPYLDSGLLREVLPQWKPVPMPVSVAYVKNRRVSPRVRAFVDWLAELFEKAEHVDQDLSRVRQLLRGLHAA, via the coding sequence GTGATTGACAGAATAACTGCAATGCGCACATTCATCCGAATCGTGGACACCAACAGCTTCACCCGCGCAGCGGAATCATTAAACATTCCTCGCGCCACGGCGACCACCATCGTTCAGAATCTGGAAGCCCTGCTAGGCACCGTCCTGCTGGCCCGCACAACGCGGCGCCTGAGTGTCACACCCGAAGGCGCGGCCTACTACGAACGTTGCTCGCAAATTCTCGCCGACATCGACGAAATGGAAGCCAGCATCCGTCACGCCACGGATAATCTCACCGGCCGTCTGCGTATCGAAATGCCAGGCGCCGTGGCGAGCGCCATCGTCCTGCCGGCCCTGGACGACTTTCACACGCGCTACCCTAACCTCGACCTTGCGATAGGCATCAGCAACCGCACCGTCGATCTGATCACCGAAGCCATCGACTGCAGCATCCAGCTCGGCGAATTGCCGGATTCGAATCTGGTCGCGCGCCAACTCGGCACCCTCGAACACGTGACGTGTGCGAGTCCGGCCTACCTGGCCCGCCACGGCGCGACCGCGGACCTCGACGATTTGCGTGGACACGTGGCTGTCAATTGCATGTCGCCGCACAACGGCCGCGAAGTGGACTTCGATTTCGAAGTGGACGGCGAAGCGCAAAACGTCAAGGTAAAAGGCTTCGTCAAGGTCAGCGACGAACAGGCCTACCTCACCTGCGGCCTGCAGGGCCTCGGTCTCATCCAGCCGGCGCGGATCGCCGCGCAACCGTATCTCGACTCGGGACTATTGCGCGAAGTCCTGCCGCAATGGAAGCCCGTGCCAATGCCAGTCTCGGTTGCCTACGTGAAGAATCGCCGCGTATCGCCGCGCGTGCGCGCGTTCGTGGACTGGCTGGCGGAATTGTTCGAGAAAGCGGAGCACGTCGATCAGGATCTCTCGCGCGTCCGTCAATTGCTGCGCGGTCTGCATGCCGCCTGA